From Diaminobutyricibacter sp. McL0608, one genomic window encodes:
- a CDS encoding glycosyltransferase: MSGEQFGTGSDGLAASVVVDLTSVSATSGGGVGRVATGVVDGLASIGVSTRCLVAPGTAAAWRDLLPGADLSEVAVKMAATSGWQNSLRSKMPASLKTSRLVGAVRRVRSGAVKTAAGTDVVWYPFHRSLATAVASVVTVHDLRVFERDFASVMDQRIIEENVRNARALVCSWPHPFDSLIERFPEAEKKSFQIPLPVLNPGRPRATRRTEAQPVTLIYPGYVTEHKDHETLIRALALLPDVRLICTGAETPYARTVRDLADDLGVADRIEWRGYVDETELENAYEEADVLVMPSLWEAASGPVLEAVVRQLPFVASDIPPLRAQVAQLGLHADDWLFPPRDSTALAGAIERAVSSHQSRVDELKAPAQQVGSRTWETTASDYERVFNWANGTGELPADLQGKTR, translated from the coding sequence ATGAGCGGTGAGCAGTTCGGCACTGGATCCGATGGATTAGCTGCCTCGGTCGTGGTGGATCTGACTTCCGTCTCGGCGACATCGGGAGGCGGCGTCGGCCGTGTTGCAACAGGAGTGGTCGACGGATTGGCCTCGATCGGAGTATCCACTCGATGCCTGGTTGCGCCGGGGACTGCGGCCGCCTGGCGTGACCTGCTGCCGGGTGCCGATCTGAGTGAGGTCGCGGTGAAGATGGCCGCGACAAGTGGGTGGCAGAATTCACTCCGGTCGAAGATGCCCGCATCACTCAAGACGAGCAGGCTTGTCGGTGCCGTGCGACGGGTTCGAAGTGGGGCTGTCAAAACGGCAGCAGGAACTGACGTTGTCTGGTATCCGTTCCATCGGAGCCTGGCGACGGCCGTGGCCAGCGTCGTGACGGTTCATGATCTCAGAGTGTTCGAGAGGGATTTCGCTTCGGTCATGGATCAGCGCATCATCGAAGAGAACGTGAGAAATGCCCGCGCGCTCGTCTGTAGTTGGCCACACCCGTTCGACTCTCTGATCGAGCGGTTTCCGGAGGCCGAGAAGAAGTCCTTCCAGATTCCGCTACCGGTGCTCAATCCCGGTCGTCCGCGCGCCACTCGCCGGACCGAAGCGCAGCCTGTGACTCTTATCTACCCAGGGTATGTAACTGAGCACAAAGACCACGAAACGCTGATCCGTGCTTTGGCATTGCTCCCCGATGTCCGCCTGATCTGCACCGGGGCGGAAACCCCGTACGCCAGGACTGTCCGCGATCTGGCTGATGACCTCGGGGTAGCCGATCGGATCGAATGGCGCGGATACGTAGACGAGACAGAACTCGAGAATGCGTACGAGGAGGCAGATGTCCTCGTGATGCCGTCGCTCTGGGAGGCTGCAAGCGGCCCGGTTCTCGAGGCGGTCGTTCGCCAATTGCCCTTCGTCGCCAGTGACATCCCTCCACTTCGGGCACAGGTTGCGCAACTCGGTCTGCATGCGGACGACTGGCTGTTCCCGCCCCGCGATTCAACGGCGCTCGCCGGTGCCATCGAGCGAGCTGTTTCTTCGCATCAGAGTCGCGTTGACGAATTGAAGGCCCCCGCCCAGCAGGTCGGATCCAGGACGTGGGAGACCACCGCGTCGGACTACGAGCGCGTGTTCAATTGGGCGAATGGAACCGGCGAGCTTCCGGCCGACCTCCAAGGAAAGACGCGATGA
- a CDS encoding DegT/DnrJ/EryC1/StrS family aminotransferase: MIPISEPSLTDRERQYLLEAFDSGWISSRGEFVERAEALLRNATSARYAAVVSNGTVALHLALLAAGVEAGDEVVMPSLSYVATMNAALYIGARPVLVDVDPDTWCVDPHAVAAAITDRTRAVIAVDLYGNPADYAALRNVTASRGIVLIADAAESIGGAMNGVPTGALADISIFSFFGNKIVTSGEGGAVTTDDPEIDARIRQLRNQGNSVERRYFHDVLGFNYRMTNLAAAILCAQLERLEELTTHRREVLDWYESRLKGVAGVRLQSVAADVVRSPWLMTVCVDDWSGAQRDQAISLLAEEGVETRPSFVPMQDMPYVKTPERISTPISAKIGREGISLPTFPGLTKEQVDHICERLLAAVRGLD, translated from the coding sequence ATGATCCCCATCTCCGAGCCAAGTCTCACGGATCGAGAGCGACAGTATCTGCTCGAAGCCTTCGACAGTGGGTGGATCTCGTCGCGCGGCGAATTCGTCGAACGGGCCGAGGCTCTCCTCCGAAATGCAACGTCCGCTCGTTACGCAGCTGTCGTGAGTAATGGCACCGTCGCACTACACCTCGCCCTGCTCGCCGCCGGCGTCGAAGCAGGCGACGAGGTTGTGATGCCCAGCTTGAGTTATGTGGCCACAATGAATGCTGCGCTCTACATCGGTGCGCGACCCGTCCTGGTCGACGTCGACCCGGACACGTGGTGCGTAGACCCTCACGCTGTCGCAGCAGCCATCACAGACCGAACCAGGGCCGTGATTGCTGTCGATCTCTATGGCAATCCAGCAGACTATGCCGCGCTGCGGAACGTCACTGCCAGTCGAGGTATCGTCCTCATCGCAGACGCAGCTGAATCAATCGGCGGAGCGATGAACGGCGTTCCGACCGGCGCGCTTGCCGATATCTCGATCTTCTCGTTCTTCGGGAACAAGATCGTGACCTCGGGCGAAGGCGGCGCGGTCACCACAGACGACCCGGAAATCGACGCGCGGATCCGACAGCTCCGCAACCAGGGCAACTCTGTTGAGCGACGCTACTTCCACGACGTTCTGGGCTTCAACTACCGAATGACGAATCTGGCTGCCGCAATTCTCTGTGCGCAGCTGGAGAGGCTAGAGGAACTCACGACGCATCGACGCGAAGTACTCGATTGGTATGAGTCGCGGCTGAAAGGCGTAGCTGGCGTTCGCCTGCAGTCAGTCGCGGCCGATGTCGTTCGGTCGCCGTGGCTGATGACGGTCTGTGTGGACGACTGGTCGGGGGCGCAGCGGGACCAGGCGATCTCGCTCTTGGCCGAAGAAGGAGTCGAGACCCGGCCGTCTTTCGTCCCCATGCAGGACATGCCATATGTGAAGACCCCCGAGAGGATCAGTACGCCCATCAGCGCGAAGATCGGTCGTGAGGGCATCAGTCTTCCTACATTCCCTGGTCTGACGAAGGAGCAGGTCGATCACATCTGTGAACGGCTCCTTGCCGCCGTGCGGGGCCTCGATTGA
- a CDS encoding acetyltransferase, translated as MNLSSTTEPAQAGDVVIVGAGGFARETLDVIRAHNLVNPASAITVIGVVDRAPDDASLALLEKRRVPYLGTDDEWLRKGETGVPYLIAVGDPDLRRSIDRRYADAGLRIHPAIVHPSAGLGTDTDLAPGTIVCAGAQLSTNVRTGRHTHINPNATIGHDAQLGDFVSVNPGAVISGHVTLGAGSFVGAGAVILERRRVGEWSTVGAAACVVGDVEPHSTVKGVPAR; from the coding sequence ATGAATCTTTCCAGCACAACTGAGCCGGCCCAGGCTGGCGACGTAGTGATTGTCGGCGCAGGAGGTTTCGCGCGCGAGACACTCGATGTCATCCGTGCGCACAATCTTGTGAACCCGGCATCGGCGATCACAGTCATCGGGGTAGTCGACCGCGCCCCAGACGATGCTTCCCTGGCACTTCTTGAGAAGCGCCGCGTTCCGTACTTGGGAACGGATGACGAGTGGCTTCGGAAGGGTGAAACGGGGGTACCGTACCTCATTGCGGTAGGAGACCCAGACCTTCGCAGAAGCATCGATCGTCGGTACGCCGACGCAGGACTTCGAATCCATCCGGCAATTGTGCATCCTTCCGCGGGTCTGGGAACTGACACCGACCTTGCACCGGGAACGATCGTGTGCGCGGGCGCACAGCTGTCGACCAACGTCCGGACAGGACGACACACACACATCAACCCGAACGCGACGATCGGTCACGACGCACAACTGGGAGACTTTGTCTCAGTCAACCCTGGAGCGGTTATCTCCGGCCACGTCACGTTAGGGGCAGGTAGCTTCGTAGGCGCTGGTGCCGTGATCCTCGAACGCCGACGGGTCGGCGAATGGAGCACAGTCGGGGCGGCGGCATGTGTAGTAGGGGACGTCGAGCCCCATTCAACTGTCAAGGGGGTGCCCGCGCGATGA
- the wecB gene encoding non-hydrolyzing UDP-N-acetylglucosamine 2-epimerase, translating into MTNNRLKVLTVVGTRPEIIRLAATIKLLDRFTDHVLVHTGQNYDYELNEVFFEDLGLRRPDHFLNADTSSLGAVLGSVLTKVEAVLAEERPDAMLVLGDTNSCISALMARRMKIPVYHMEAGNRCFDENVPEEVNRRMVDHVADYNLVYTEHARRNLLAEGIHPSRILLTGSPMREVLEANATAIAASDVVARQGLTEGEFFLVSLHREENVDNPERLGSVLDALGQLADEYGLPVLVSTHPRTRKRLEAQPDELKSKLRFHPPFGFNDYVKLQQSAKLVLSDSGTISEESSILGFPAVTLRDSIERPEALDTGSIVTAGVRPSDITESVRLVLTRRELAAAAEAPAEYRIDDTSWRTVSFIVSTATRHHERIGIRG; encoded by the coding sequence ATGACCAACAACCGTTTAAAGGTGCTCACCGTCGTCGGTACACGACCGGAGATCATTCGCCTGGCTGCGACGATCAAGCTTCTGGACCGCTTCACCGATCATGTGCTCGTCCACACGGGTCAGAACTACGACTACGAACTCAATGAGGTCTTCTTCGAAGATCTCGGGCTTCGGCGTCCCGACCATTTTCTCAACGCGGACACCAGCTCCCTCGGTGCCGTGCTCGGTTCGGTGCTCACCAAGGTCGAGGCTGTCCTCGCCGAGGAGCGCCCGGACGCGATGCTCGTGCTCGGAGACACCAACAGCTGCATTTCGGCTCTGATGGCGCGGCGGATGAAGATTCCCGTCTACCACATGGAGGCCGGCAACCGCTGCTTCGATGAGAACGTGCCGGAGGAGGTCAATCGCCGCATGGTCGACCACGTGGCCGACTACAACCTCGTCTACACGGAGCACGCGCGTCGGAACCTTCTCGCTGAGGGCATCCACCCCTCGCGCATCCTGCTCACCGGTTCGCCCATGCGGGAGGTCTTGGAGGCCAACGCCACGGCCATCGCAGCGAGCGACGTCGTCGCGCGGCAGGGGCTCACCGAGGGCGAATTCTTCCTCGTGAGCCTGCACCGCGAGGAGAACGTGGACAACCCGGAACGCCTCGGTTCGGTCCTCGACGCACTCGGGCAGCTCGCTGACGAGTACGGTCTGCCCGTCCTCGTGTCGACGCACCCGCGTACCCGCAAGCGCCTCGAAGCTCAGCCCGACGAGCTGAAATCGAAGCTGCGGTTCCACCCGCCATTCGGCTTCAACGACTACGTCAAGCTCCAGCAGTCGGCGAAACTCGTGCTGTCAGACAGCGGAACGATCAGCGAAGAGTCGAGCATCCTCGGGTTCCCGGCTGTCACGTTGCGCGATTCCATCGAGCGACCCGAAGCATTGGATACTGGGTCGATAGTGACAGCTGGGGTTCGGCCGTCGGATATCACTGAGAGCGTACGGCTTGTGCTTACGCGACGAGAGCTTGCCGCAGCGGCCGAAGCTCCTGCGGAATACCGAATCGACGATACTTCTTGGCGAACGGTCTCGTTCATTGTTTCGACGGCGACCCGACACCACGAACGGATCGGGATTCGAGGATGA
- a CDS encoding polysaccharide biosynthesis C-terminal domain-containing protein, which yields MTRISLTGANGFLGWHTRGAAHAQGISFAPIAVGDDFDLAAATDAISGTDRLIHIAGVNRASDPEVLEGNIRFAQQLASALDRATPAPSVVVFANSTQAGNGTTYGAAKQEAADILRGAAGRAGAEFVDLHLPNLFGEHGRPFYNSVVATFSHLLASGGNPEIDQDRELTLLHAQNAADALLGSVDDDALAALDARETVTGLLTRLREISSVYSRGGEIPDIAHPFDRDLFNTYRAAAFPNGTPIRLRRHADNRGSFFEIVRSHGGAGQSSFSTTVSGVTRGDHYHRRKVERFTVISGEATIKLRKLFSTEVFEFRLDGTSPASIDMPTMWAHNITNVGETDLYTSFWSNELFDSERPDTIAEPV from the coding sequence GTGACCCGCATTTCCCTGACCGGTGCGAACGGATTCCTCGGGTGGCATACCCGGGGCGCCGCCCATGCTCAGGGAATTTCGTTCGCGCCCATCGCCGTCGGCGACGATTTTGACCTGGCCGCGGCGACCGATGCGATCTCCGGAACCGACCGACTTATCCACATCGCGGGAGTAAACCGCGCCTCGGATCCCGAGGTCCTTGAAGGGAACATCAGGTTCGCGCAACAGCTGGCGAGCGCACTTGACCGCGCCACACCCGCTCCATCTGTTGTCGTTTTCGCGAACTCGACCCAGGCGGGCAACGGAACGACGTATGGAGCAGCGAAGCAGGAAGCAGCCGACATCCTCCGTGGTGCCGCTGGACGTGCGGGCGCCGAGTTCGTGGACCTGCACTTGCCGAATCTCTTCGGCGAGCACGGTCGCCCTTTCTACAACTCCGTTGTGGCGACCTTCAGTCACCTGCTCGCAAGCGGCGGCAACCCCGAGATCGACCAGGATCGAGAGTTGACCCTCCTCCACGCGCAGAACGCCGCGGATGCGCTGCTCGGCTCCGTCGATGACGATGCGCTCGCAGCGCTGGACGCACGCGAGACGGTCACAGGCCTTCTCACCAGGCTCCGCGAAATCTCGAGCGTCTACTCGCGCGGCGGCGAAATCCCGGATATCGCGCATCCGTTCGACCGCGATCTCTTCAACACGTACCGAGCAGCCGCGTTCCCGAACGGGACGCCTATTCGCTTGCGGCGGCACGCGGACAACCGTGGGTCGTTCTTCGAGATCGTCCGGTCACACGGCGGAGCGGGTCAAAGTTCGTTCTCGACAACCGTGAGCGGGGTCACGCGTGGCGATCACTATCACCGCCGTAAGGTCGAGCGGTTCACTGTGATCTCGGGCGAGGCGACCATCAAGCTTCGCAAGTTATTCTCGACAGAGGTCTTCGAGTTCCGGCTGGATGGCACGTCCCCCGCCAGCATCGACATGCCGACGATGTGGGCACACAACATCACGAACGTCGGTGAAACCGACCTTTACACATCTTTCTGGTCGAACGAATTGTTCGACTCCGAGCGCCCAGACACGATTGCGGAGCCAGTATGA
- a CDS encoding SDR family NAD(P)-dependent oxidoreductase — MTSHYEGKRILITGGTGSFGHTVARKLLKRDVSEVRILSRDEAKQDLMRHELGDSRARFYVGDVRDYESVARASKDVDYVFHAAALKQVPSCEFFPMEAVKTNVVGSENVVRAAEASGVKSLVCLSTDKAVYPVNAMGMTKAMMEKVAQSHGLNNPNADTIVSCVRYGNVMYSRGSVIPLFIRQLRAGGPLTITNPAMTRFMMSLEDSVDLVEFAFLNAEQGDLFIRKAPSCTIGDLAQAVSNLFGVKSDVNVIGTRHAEKVSEVLASREELARATDMGEYFRISADKRDLNYSVYVEEGDTMQAEFSDYDSHTTVRLSIGEVEDMLLGLPEVREELTAAGITPERSGAA, encoded by the coding sequence ATGACATCGCACTACGAAGGCAAGCGCATCCTGATCACCGGAGGTACCGGCTCGTTCGGTCATACCGTTGCGCGCAAGCTCCTGAAGCGCGATGTGTCCGAGGTGCGCATCCTCAGCAGGGATGAAGCGAAGCAAGACCTGATGCGTCACGAGCTGGGCGACTCGCGCGCTCGCTTCTATGTCGGCGACGTTCGCGACTACGAAAGCGTCGCGCGGGCATCGAAGGATGTCGACTACGTCTTCCACGCGGCAGCCCTGAAGCAGGTGCCCTCGTGCGAGTTCTTCCCGATGGAGGCCGTCAAGACGAACGTCGTCGGCAGCGAGAACGTCGTTCGCGCGGCCGAAGCGTCAGGAGTGAAATCGCTCGTGTGCCTCAGCACGGACAAGGCCGTGTACCCGGTAAATGCCATGGGGATGACGAAAGCGATGATGGAGAAGGTCGCCCAGTCCCACGGCCTCAACAACCCCAACGCAGACACGATCGTCTCGTGTGTCCGCTACGGCAATGTCATGTACTCTCGTGGTTCGGTCATTCCCCTGTTCATCCGGCAGCTCCGGGCGGGTGGTCCCTTGACTATCACCAACCCGGCAATGACGCGCTTCATGATGTCGTTGGAGGATTCCGTCGATCTCGTTGAATTCGCCTTTCTGAACGCCGAGCAGGGAGACCTCTTCATCCGCAAAGCGCCGTCGTGCACGATCGGCGATCTCGCCCAGGCCGTGTCCAACCTCTTCGGGGTGAAGTCGGACGTCAATGTGATCGGCACCCGTCACGCAGAGAAGGTGTCAGAAGTCCTCGCGAGTCGCGAGGAGCTGGCTCGCGCGACAGACATGGGCGAGTACTTCCGTATCTCCGCCGACAAACGCGACCTCAACTACAGCGTCTACGTCGAAGAGGGAGACACCATGCAGGCCGAATTCAGCGACTACGACTCGCACACCACCGTGCGACTCTCGATCGGCGAGGTCGAGGACATGTTGCTCGGCCTGCCCGAGGTGCGCGAAGAGCTCACGGCGGCCGGCATCACCCCGGAACGATCGGGCGCAGCGTGA
- a CDS encoding glycosyltransferase family 4 protein, with amino-acid sequence MKIAIVSQYYKPEAVPIPAELAAGLSARGHSVRVLTGFPNYPAGRLFPGYRQRLSHVENDGKATVRRVPLFLSHSTNVIGRVLNYLSFGLSALMGGRHVRGADVVYVYATPMTAAIAPSIWRWTRRTPFVLHVQDVWPESITGSNLVKQGTANSLISTVLTPWLRYLYRSSAATIAIAPTMAKTLIDRGLPPSHSHTVFNWGNEPSTPVHATTPKRSDACTVMYAGNIGELQDLETVVRAAHAVNDLTGFRLVFRGSGVALPRLRELTEQLGATNIRFEDPVGTDRLGELYSESDYQLVPLRDLPIFEGTVPSKFQASLAFGVPVITAVRGDVEGIVRDNQLGFTAEPENAASLESAFRNAYALSSAEHASMAQRANNFYYSTMSKETGVSEIERILDKARQSHDKKASA; translated from the coding sequence GTGAAGATCGCAATCGTCTCCCAGTACTACAAGCCGGAGGCTGTGCCCATCCCAGCCGAGCTCGCCGCTGGCCTGAGCGCGCGCGGCCACTCCGTGCGCGTCCTCACTGGCTTTCCTAATTACCCGGCCGGACGGTTGTTCCCCGGATATCGGCAAAGACTCTCGCACGTCGAGAATGACGGCAAAGCGACAGTGCGCCGGGTCCCGCTCTTCCTCAGCCATTCGACCAATGTCATCGGGCGGGTTCTCAACTACCTCAGTTTCGGGCTGAGCGCACTCATGGGCGGCCGGCATGTGCGCGGAGCAGACGTCGTGTACGTCTACGCAACGCCAATGACCGCCGCAATCGCGCCCTCCATCTGGCGTTGGACGCGTCGCACACCCTTCGTACTGCACGTGCAGGACGTGTGGCCCGAGTCGATCACAGGCTCGAATCTCGTCAAGCAGGGCACCGCGAATTCGCTCATCAGCACAGTGCTCACACCCTGGCTGCGTTACCTCTACCGTTCCTCCGCGGCAACGATCGCGATTGCGCCCACCATGGCGAAGACGCTGATCGATCGCGGCCTACCGCCGTCGCATAGCCACACCGTCTTCAACTGGGGAAACGAGCCCTCGACGCCCGTCCACGCGACAACGCCGAAACGCTCGGATGCGTGCACTGTCATGTACGCGGGGAACATCGGAGAGCTCCAGGACCTTGAGACAGTCGTGCGGGCAGCCCACGCAGTGAACGACCTCACCGGGTTCCGCTTGGTATTCCGGGGCTCGGGAGTGGCCCTTCCGCGCTTGCGTGAGCTCACCGAGCAGCTCGGGGCGACCAACATTCGGTTCGAAGATCCTGTCGGAACCGACCGGCTCGGAGAACTCTATTCCGAGTCCGACTATCAGCTCGTTCCCCTGCGCGACCTTCCGATCTTCGAAGGCACCGTCCCGTCAAAGTTCCAGGCAAGCCTTGCGTTCGGCGTCCCGGTCATCACCGCAGTCCGGGGCGATGTCGAAGGCATCGTGCGCGATAACCAGCTCGGATTCACGGCGGAACCTGAGAACGCTGCCTCGCTCGAGTCGGCGTTCCGCAACGCCTACGCACTCTCCTCGGCTGAACATGCGTCGATGGCGCAGCGTGCGAACAATTTCTACTACAGCACGATGTCGAAGGAGACCGGCGTCTCCGAGATCGAACGAATACTCGACAAGGCACGACAGAGCCACGACAAGAAAGCCTCAGCATGA
- a CDS encoding acetyltransferase has product MTRPIVVIGAGGFGRETLDVIEAINEARSPSPFAVVGVVDDAPSELNLSRLAARGVPWIGTIAEWLASDTDSSYVIGIGSPSARMQIAERLDSAGRVAETLVHPGATIGSQSTIGHGVVICSGVEVSTNVTIGEHANLNPSVTVGHDTSIAAFVSVNPAAVISGDVRVESQTLIGAGAVVLQGLTVGEGATVGAAACVTRDVATGVTVMGVPAR; this is encoded by the coding sequence GTGACGCGGCCGATCGTCGTCATCGGTGCGGGTGGGTTCGGGCGCGAGACTCTGGACGTCATCGAAGCGATCAACGAGGCACGCTCGCCTTCGCCGTTCGCCGTCGTCGGGGTGGTCGACGATGCGCCTTCCGAATTGAATCTGTCACGACTCGCGGCGCGCGGGGTGCCCTGGATCGGCACGATCGCGGAGTGGCTTGCGAGCGATACCGATTCCTCGTATGTCATCGGGATCGGCAGCCCGTCGGCGCGGATGCAGATCGCCGAACGACTCGATTCGGCCGGACGGGTCGCGGAAACTCTCGTCCACCCTGGTGCCACGATCGGCTCCCAGTCCACGATCGGACATGGCGTTGTGATCTGCTCGGGCGTCGAAGTGTCGACCAACGTCACGATCGGCGAACATGCGAACCTCAATCCGTCCGTGACGGTCGGCCATGACACATCCATCGCCGCATTCGTCTCGGTCAACCCGGCCGCCGTGATCTCCGGCGATGTGCGGGTGGAGAGCCAGACCCTGATCGGAGCCGGCGCCGTCGTCCTGCAGGGGCTGACCGTCGGGGAGGGCGCAACCGTCGGTGCCGCGGCGTGCGTGACGCGAGATGTTGCGACCGGTGTAACCGTAATGGGAGTGCCGGCCCGGTGA
- a CDS encoding sugar transferase, whose translation MASKPYDLAKRMLDLVSASVLLVLTSPIQLAVGVAVAAKLGRPVLFRQVRPGLHGRSFTLIKFRSMKDVDVTSGLVTDAERLTRFGRALRATSLDELPTLVNVVRGDMSMVGPRPLLIAYLTRYTPEQARRHEVRPGITGLAQVSGRNDIDWDDKLRLDVEYVDTRGLRLDASIIWRTLSSVVRREGISAEGHATTHEFIGSDRGDRA comes from the coding sequence ATGGCTTCGAAGCCGTACGACCTGGCCAAGCGGATGCTCGACCTGGTGAGCGCATCCGTTCTGCTCGTCCTCACCTCGCCCATCCAGCTCGCCGTCGGCGTCGCTGTCGCAGCGAAGCTCGGGCGTCCCGTGTTGTTTCGCCAGGTGCGGCCCGGGCTTCACGGGCGCTCTTTCACCCTGATCAAGTTCCGGTCGATGAAAGATGTCGACGTCACGAGCGGTCTGGTGACGGATGCGGAACGGCTCACGCGATTCGGTCGCGCACTCCGCGCTACCAGTCTGGATGAACTTCCGACGCTGGTGAACGTCGTCAGAGGCGACATGAGCATGGTCGGCCCGCGACCGCTTCTCATCGCATACCTCACGCGGTATACGCCGGAGCAGGCGCGTCGCCATGAGGTCCGTCCCGGAATCACCGGGCTCGCGCAGGTCAGCGGCCGCAACGACATCGACTGGGACGACAAGCTGCGGCTCGACGTCGAGTACGTGGACACCCGCGGCCTCAGGCTTGATGCGTCCATCATCTGGCGCACTCTGTCGTCAGTCGTGCGTCGCGAAGGGATCTCGGCCGAAGGCCATGCGACGACGCACGAGTTCATCGGCTCCGACAGGGGTGACCGCGCGTGA
- a CDS encoding DegT/DnrJ/EryC1/StrS family aminotransferase: MNDRILMSSPDVGELEETYLLNAFRSGWIAPLGPDVDAFEREVADRVGVAHAAALSSGTAALHLGLLCLGVKPGDVVITSTMTFAATANAITYTGARPYFVDSELESGNLDPALLEHALGELRAAGETVSAIVPVDLLGKAADYTRILPIAEAFGVPVLADAAEALGASHAGKQAGAFGAASAISFNGNKIMTTSGGGMLLTDDAELVARVRYLATQARQPAVHYEHTEIGYNYRLSNLLAAVGRAQLTRLDGMMARRRAIRDRYRSLLASVDGVEIFGGADDRDDNCWLTSVVVDPAVTGWTAADLSAALGAANIESRPLWKPMHLQPVFAGAQSMLNGNAQRLFETGVTLPSGSALSDADVDRTIDCAARFVEERR, from the coding sequence GTGAACGATCGCATCCTCATGTCGTCGCCGGATGTCGGCGAACTCGAGGAAACCTACCTTCTCAACGCCTTCCGCTCCGGTTGGATCGCACCCCTCGGCCCCGATGTCGACGCTTTCGAGCGCGAAGTCGCCGACCGGGTCGGCGTCGCCCACGCCGCCGCCCTGTCGTCGGGCACCGCGGCCCTGCACCTCGGCCTGCTCTGCCTCGGCGTCAAGCCCGGCGACGTGGTGATCACGTCGACGATGACATTCGCGGCGACGGCCAACGCCATCACCTACACGGGCGCGCGCCCCTACTTCGTCGACTCCGAGCTGGAGTCCGGCAACCTGGACCCGGCTCTGCTGGAGCACGCCCTGGGCGAGCTCCGCGCGGCCGGCGAGACGGTCTCGGCGATCGTGCCGGTCGACCTGCTCGGCAAGGCGGCCGACTACACGCGTATCCTGCCGATCGCGGAAGCTTTCGGAGTCCCGGTGCTGGCCGATGCTGCGGAGGCGCTCGGCGCATCCCACGCCGGAAAACAGGCGGGCGCTTTCGGCGCAGCGTCCGCGATCTCGTTCAACGGCAACAAGATCATGACGACGTCCGGCGGCGGGATGCTGCTGACCGACGATGCAGAGCTGGTCGCGCGAGTGCGGTACCTCGCGACCCAGGCGCGTCAGCCGGCCGTGCACTACGAGCACACCGAGATCGGTTACAACTACCGGCTCTCGAACCTCCTGGCCGCGGTCGGGCGGGCGCAATTGACGCGGCTCGACGGCATGATGGCACGGCGTCGTGCGATCCGCGATCGCTACCGTTCGCTGTTGGCGTCGGTCGACGGGGTCGAGATCTTCGGGGGCGCGGACGACCGTGACGACAACTGCTGGCTGACCTCGGTCGTGGTCGACCCTGCGGTGACCGGATGGACGGCTGCGGATCTCAGCGCGGCCCTGGGCGCCGCAAACATCGAGAGCCGACCGCTCTGGAAGCCGATGCACCTGCAGCCGGTGTTCGCCGGTGCGCAGTCGATGCTGAACGGGAACGCGCAGCGGCTGTTCGAGACGGGTGTGACGCTGCCGAGTGGATCGGCGCTGAGCGATGCGGATGTCGATCGGACGATCGACTGCGCGGCACGGTTCGTCGAGGAGCGCCGGTGA